A region of Sphingobium baderi DNA encodes the following proteins:
- a CDS encoding RcnB family protein has protein sequence MRKLIILGLIAATAAPGIATAQSASELRHDRREIRQDQRDLRQAQRHGDRHDVRDARRDVRDSRQEYREDWRDYRRTHRDVYRGGNWRAPFRYSRWNVGAQMRPAYYSSRYYIADPYRYRLPRPGANLRWVRHYNDVLLVNVRTGRVVQVHRGFFW, from the coding sequence ATGCGTAAGTTGATCATATTGGGCCTGATCGCAGCGACCGCCGCACCGGGAATCGCTACGGCCCAGTCGGCCTCCGAATTGCGCCACGATCGGCGCGAAATCCGGCAGGACCAGCGCGACCTGCGTCAGGCCCAGCGCCATGGCGACCGTCATGACGTGCGCGATGCGCGCCGCGACGTGCGCGATTCCCGGCAGGAATATCGCGAGGACTGGCGCGACTATCGCCGGACGCACCGCGATGTTTATCGGGGCGGCAACTGGCGTGCGCCCTTCCGCTATTCGCGTTGGAACGTCGGCGCGCAGATGAGGCCGGCCTATTACAGCTCGCGCTATTATATCGCCGATCCCTATCGCTATCGGCTCCCCCGTCCGGGCGCCAATTTGCGCTGGGTGCGGCATTATAATGACGTGTTGCTGGTGAATGTCCGCACTGGTCGCGTTGTACAGGTCCATCGCGGCTTTTTCTGGTAA